A window from Nitrospira sp. ND1 encodes these proteins:
- a CDS encoding Rrf2 family transcriptional regulator — MKFSKKSEYGLRALLELCETYGGRVLQRHEIAERQNIPVEFLEQILLALKRAGLLASRRGVRGGYSLIKSPEEITLGQVIRILDGPLAPISCVSKTAYQKCADCPYAAKPSCPLQQAMGEVRDAIANILDHYTLSRFAHSK; from the coding sequence ATGAAGTTCTCCAAGAAAAGCGAATATGGCCTCCGGGCACTGCTCGAATTGTGCGAGACCTATGGCGGGCGTGTCCTCCAACGCCATGAAATTGCAGAACGGCAGAATATCCCGGTGGAATTCCTGGAACAGATTCTCCTCGCGTTGAAACGCGCCGGCCTGCTGGCCAGTCGTCGAGGAGTCCGGGGCGGCTATTCCCTTATCAAATCGCCGGAAGAAATTACGCTTGGCCAGGTCATCCGTATTCTGGATGGACCCCTCGCCCCGATCAGCTGCGTCAGCAAAACCGCCTACCAAAAGTGCGCGGACTGCCCCTACGCGGCCAAACCTTCGTGCCCGCTCCAACAGGCCATGGGTGAGGTGCGGGATGCCATCGCGAACATTCTCGACCATTACACATTGAGTCGATTCGCCCATTCGAAATAG
- the glyS gene encoding glycine--tRNA ligase subunit beta, protein MPTKKTMTKTASRSKVAKAPKAPATTELLLEIGTEELPYQFVAPAMRALQQSAETLLKDLRLTYGTVRTMGTPRRLVLLIEGLARQQASAVKEAMGPSKAVAFDQNGQPTRAAVGFAAGHGIPVEDLQVRQTPKGEYLFAVKQEKGQAVAAVLTQALPQLLGKLSFPKAMHWNQTGVRFARPVRWLVALCGGKVLPIQFATIKAGNLSHGHRVLGAKVSSPKGFAVKSIAHYLKETERHGVIVDQERRRAMILDQLASLAKSARGHLHQDDDLLEQAVYMVESPLTILGSFKPHYLSLPKEILMTSMKEHQGYFSLVDQKGALLPNFLAVTNMKLSNMQLIREGNERVLAARLADAKFFFDEDRKTSLVDRVAKQLAVTFHQKLGSLHQKTQRVVAMAAHVAGQLGDDRLVQDCRRAAELSKADLLTGIVGEFPTLQGLMGGEYAKHDGESPVVSAAIREQYMPRAMEGELPESLAGKVLSLADRLDSIAGFFLVGMVPSGSEDPFALRRHATAIVRIVIESKLRLNLAQAVRTAQEVLSAQDVIAAPQTGKGGTPDIIGFLFERVRFYGKSAHQVRDDVMEAVLKSADRQTLDLTDLFDKMKALQQITVRAEFDPLIVGFKRAHRLTEKEQWDRKPVESGLFREGAESALHQTVQSSQQDYAAAMRGGQYGQALDVLVRMKGPIDDFFNAVMVNADDPAVRGNRLSLLKSVDDLFMSFADFSQIMVQGT, encoded by the coding sequence ATGCCGACGAAAAAGACCATGACCAAAACTGCCTCACGCTCCAAGGTGGCCAAAGCCCCCAAGGCTCCGGCGACCACGGAACTCCTGTTGGAAATCGGAACGGAAGAGTTGCCCTATCAGTTCGTTGCCCCGGCCATGCGCGCTCTGCAGCAATCGGCCGAGACTCTGCTGAAAGACCTGCGTCTCACGTACGGCACGGTCCGCACGATGGGCACTCCGCGGCGGCTGGTGCTGTTGATCGAAGGACTTGCGCGGCAACAAGCGTCTGCCGTGAAAGAGGCCATGGGGCCTTCTAAGGCGGTGGCCTTCGACCAAAATGGACAGCCTACGAGAGCGGCCGTCGGTTTTGCCGCGGGCCATGGTATTCCGGTTGAAGACTTACAAGTGCGGCAGACGCCCAAGGGCGAGTATCTCTTTGCGGTGAAGCAGGAGAAGGGGCAGGCCGTGGCGGCGGTTCTGACCCAGGCCTTGCCGCAGCTCCTTGGCAAACTGTCGTTTCCCAAAGCCATGCATTGGAACCAGACCGGGGTGCGCTTTGCCAGACCGGTGCGGTGGTTGGTGGCCTTGTGCGGCGGGAAGGTACTCCCGATCCAGTTCGCCACGATCAAGGCCGGCAATCTCAGTCACGGACATCGGGTGCTGGGCGCCAAGGTGTCCAGCCCGAAGGGCTTTGCGGTGAAGTCGATTGCGCACTATCTGAAGGAGACCGAACGGCATGGGGTGATTGTGGATCAGGAGCGGCGGCGCGCGATGATCCTCGACCAGCTGGCCTCGCTCGCCAAATCGGCCCGCGGCCATCTGCACCAGGACGACGATTTGCTGGAGCAGGCCGTCTATATGGTGGAGTCTCCGCTGACGATTCTGGGTTCCTTTAAGCCGCACTATCTCTCGCTCCCGAAAGAAATCCTCATGACCTCCATGAAGGAGCATCAAGGGTATTTCTCCCTGGTCGATCAGAAGGGCGCGCTGCTGCCGAATTTCCTCGCCGTCACGAACATGAAGTTGTCGAACATGCAGCTGATTCGCGAAGGGAACGAGAGGGTTCTGGCGGCGCGGTTGGCCGATGCCAAGTTCTTCTTCGATGAAGATCGCAAGACCTCGTTGGTCGATCGCGTAGCGAAACAGCTGGCGGTGACGTTCCACCAGAAACTCGGCAGCCTGCATCAGAAAACGCAACGTGTCGTCGCGATGGCGGCCCATGTGGCCGGGCAACTCGGTGACGACCGACTGGTTCAGGATTGCCGGCGCGCGGCGGAACTCAGTAAGGCCGATCTCTTGACCGGTATCGTCGGGGAGTTTCCAACCCTGCAGGGCCTGATGGGCGGGGAATATGCCAAACATGACGGCGAATCTCCGGTGGTGAGCGCGGCAATCCGTGAGCAGTACATGCCTCGCGCCATGGAAGGGGAGTTGCCTGAGTCGCTCGCGGGAAAAGTGCTGTCGTTGGCGGACCGCCTGGACAGCATCGCTGGATTTTTCCTCGTCGGTATGGTCCCGAGCGGCTCTGAAGATCCCTTTGCCTTGAGGCGCCATGCCACGGCCATTGTGCGCATCGTGATCGAGAGCAAGCTGCGACTCAATCTCGCCCAAGCTGTGCGAACGGCACAGGAGGTGCTGAGCGCCCAGGATGTGATCGCCGCGCCGCAGACAGGCAAGGGCGGGACACCGGACATCATTGGCTTTCTCTTCGAACGTGTCCGTTTTTACGGAAAGAGCGCGCATCAGGTACGGGACGATGTGATGGAAGCCGTGTTGAAGTCGGCCGATCGCCAGACCCTCGACCTGACGGACCTCTTCGACAAGATGAAGGCATTGCAGCAGATCACCGTGCGGGCGGAGTTCGATCCGTTGATCGTCGGATTCAAACGCGCCCACCGGCTGACCGAGAAGGAACAGTGGGACCGCAAGCCGGTGGAGTCCGGTCTCTTCCGGGAAGGTGCGGAGTCGGCCCTGCATCAGACCGTGCAGAGCAGTCAGCAGGACTATGCGGCGGCGATGCGCGGCGGGCAGTATGGACAGGCGCTCGATGTGCTGGTTCGAATGAAGGGTCCGATCGACGACTTTTTTAATGCGGTGATGGTGAACGCCGACGATCCGGCGGTGCGCGGAAACCGGCTATCCCTGTTGAAGAGCGTCGACGATTTGTTCATGTCATTCGCTGATTTCTCCCAGATTATGGTACAAGGGACGTAG
- the ppdK gene encoding pyruvate, phosphate dikinase has product MAKKYVYYFGDGKAEGTGNMKELLGGKGAGLAEMTNLKVSVPPGFTISTEACVEYYKRGKAYPPGMMDEALHALKRIERSMKAGFGDPDNPLLVSVRSGARASMPGMMDTVLNVGLTTKTVHGLALKTKNERFAQDSYRRFIGMFGSIVMGVNREHFEDILKHKKRDLGVTQDTHLDAKALKELVVSFKELVKEETKRDFPDDPLEQLRMAINAVFSSWYGARAVTYRRLYNIPETWGTAVNVVAMVFGNMGETSGTGVAFTRDPATGQRQFFGECLTNAQGEDVVAGIRTPLPVKELEKFMPEAYKDLEATYKKLERHYRDMLDLEFTIQEGKLYMLQTRVGKRTGVAAVRIAVDMVKEGLITKKEALQRIGPDQLAQYLYPIFDAQEESRCTPLGKGLPAGPGAAAGKLALTADRAVEMKAAGNRVVLVRQETSPDDIHGMNAALGFLTARGGMTSHAAVVARQMGKVCVAGCEAIEVLDSQSVRIGTQVFREGEYLSVNGSTGNVYGGDIPVVESEVIQVLQGKMEASASEKYQLFESVLKWADGVRKLKVRANADVPDQARIARSFGAEGIGLCRTEHMFFAEDRIQIMQKMILARKREEREMYLDQLLPLQKQDFIGLYREMKGFPVTIRLLDPPLHEFLPKREDLMVEIAQLELTSGAPTVLEEKKRLLARVEELHEFNPMLGLRGCRLGITMPEITKMQARAIIEAACELAKEGTKIVPEIMIPLVGMVSEMKAQKDLVREVATDTMKRYGVKLSYLVGTMIELPRAAVTADRIAEEAEFFSFGTNDLTQTTFGFSRDDAAKFIDFYKTANILDSDPFAVLDREGVGSLMRAAIVGGRKTRPTIKLGICGEHGGDPSSVEFCHQLGLDYVSCSPYRVGIARLAAAQAALAEAETEKAKPKKVQPSTKRVAKSKPAKKSATHAPVKKRPAAKRVVRRPKRTKR; this is encoded by the coding sequence GTGGCCAAGAAATACGTCTATTATTTCGGAGATGGGAAAGCCGAAGGCACCGGCAACATGAAGGAACTGCTCGGCGGCAAAGGCGCCGGACTGGCCGAGATGACGAACCTCAAAGTGTCCGTGCCCCCCGGCTTTACGATCTCCACCGAAGCCTGCGTCGAATATTACAAACGCGGCAAGGCCTATCCTCCCGGCATGATGGACGAAGCGCTGCACGCTCTCAAGCGGATCGAACGGTCGATGAAGGCCGGTTTCGGCGATCCGGACAATCCCTTGTTGGTGTCCGTGCGCTCCGGCGCCCGCGCGTCCATGCCCGGCATGATGGATACCGTGTTGAACGTCGGCTTGACGACCAAGACCGTCCACGGCCTGGCCCTCAAGACGAAGAATGAGCGGTTTGCGCAGGATAGCTACCGCCGCTTCATCGGTATGTTCGGCAGCATCGTGATGGGCGTCAATCGCGAACATTTCGAAGACATTCTCAAGCATAAGAAGCGGGATCTCGGGGTGACGCAGGACACGCACCTCGATGCCAAGGCGCTCAAGGAACTCGTCGTCAGCTTCAAGGAGTTGGTGAAGGAAGAGACCAAGCGGGATTTCCCGGATGATCCCCTGGAGCAACTGCGGATGGCGATCAACGCCGTGTTTTCCTCCTGGTACGGTGCGCGCGCCGTGACGTATCGCCGTCTGTACAACATTCCCGAAACCTGGGGCACTGCCGTCAACGTGGTCGCCATGGTGTTCGGCAACATGGGTGAAACCAGCGGCACCGGCGTGGCCTTCACGCGCGATCCCGCCACCGGTCAGCGTCAGTTCTTCGGCGAGTGTCTGACGAACGCGCAGGGTGAAGACGTCGTTGCCGGTATCCGGACCCCGCTGCCCGTCAAGGAACTCGAAAAGTTCATGCCGGAGGCTTACAAGGATCTCGAAGCGACCTACAAAAAACTCGAACGCCATTACCGCGACATGCTCGACCTGGAGTTCACGATCCAGGAAGGGAAGCTCTACATGTTGCAAACCCGCGTCGGGAAGCGCACGGGTGTGGCGGCCGTCCGGATTGCGGTGGATATGGTGAAGGAAGGCCTCATTACCAAAAAGGAGGCGCTCCAGCGCATCGGGCCCGATCAACTGGCGCAGTATCTCTATCCCATTTTCGACGCGCAGGAAGAGTCGCGCTGCACGCCGCTCGGCAAGGGATTGCCGGCCGGTCCCGGCGCCGCCGCCGGAAAACTCGCATTGACGGCGGACCGTGCGGTGGAGATGAAAGCCGCGGGCAATCGCGTGGTCCTTGTCCGGCAGGAAACCAGCCCGGACGATATTCACGGCATGAACGCGGCGTTAGGTTTTCTGACTGCGCGTGGCGGCATGACGTCCCACGCGGCCGTGGTCGCCCGGCAGATGGGGAAAGTCTGCGTGGCCGGCTGTGAAGCGATCGAGGTGCTGGATAGTCAGTCGGTGCGGATCGGGACCCAGGTGTTTCGCGAAGGCGAATACCTGTCGGTCAACGGTTCGACCGGCAACGTGTATGGCGGCGACATTCCCGTCGTGGAATCAGAAGTGATTCAAGTGCTGCAGGGCAAGATGGAAGCCTCGGCTTCCGAGAAGTACCAATTGTTCGAGTCGGTGCTGAAGTGGGCCGACGGAGTGCGCAAGCTGAAGGTCCGGGCGAATGCGGATGTGCCGGATCAAGCCCGTATTGCGCGCAGTTTCGGCGCCGAAGGTATTGGCCTGTGCCGCACGGAACATATGTTCTTCGCCGAAGACCGTATCCAGATCATGCAGAAGATGATTCTGGCGCGGAAACGCGAAGAGCGGGAAATGTATCTGGATCAGCTGCTGCCGTTGCAGAAACAGGATTTCATCGGTCTTTATCGCGAGATGAAGGGGTTCCCGGTCACGATCCGTCTGCTCGATCCGCCCCTGCACGAGTTCCTGCCGAAGCGCGAAGATCTCATGGTCGAAATTGCTCAGCTCGAACTCACCAGCGGCGCGCCGACGGTGTTGGAGGAAAAGAAGCGGTTGCTGGCTCGCGTGGAAGAGCTGCATGAGTTTAACCCCATGCTGGGTCTGCGCGGCTGCCGTCTCGGGATTACGATGCCGGAAATTACCAAGATGCAGGCGCGCGCGATCATCGAAGCGGCCTGCGAGCTGGCGAAGGAAGGCACGAAGATCGTGCCTGAGATCATGATTCCCTTGGTCGGCATGGTCTCGGAAATGAAGGCGCAGAAAGATCTGGTCCGCGAAGTGGCCACGGACACGATGAAGCGGTACGGCGTGAAACTGTCGTACCTGGTCGGCACCATGATCGAATTGCCGCGCGCCGCCGTGACCGCCGATCGTATCGCGGAGGAGGCCGAGTTCTTCTCCTTCGGGACGAACGATCTGACCCAGACGACGTTCGGGTTCTCCCGCGACGACGCCGCGAAGTTCATCGATTTCTATAAGACGGCCAATATTCTCGACAGCGATCCGTTTGCGGTGCTGGACCGGGAGGGCGTCGGATCGCTCATGCGCGCGGCCATTGTGGGCGGGCGCAAGACCCGTCCCACGATCAAGCTGGGCATCTGCGGCGAGCATGGCGGCGATCCCAGTTCTGTGGAATTCTGTCATCAACTGGGCCTGGACTATGTGAGTTGTTCACCCTACCGGGTCGGCATTGCGCGATTGGCTGCGGCACAGGCGGCGCTGGCGGAGGCTGAAACGGAAAAAGCCAAGCCGAAGAAAGTTCAACCGAGCACCAAGCGGGTGGCGAAATCCAAGCCGGCCAAGAAGTCCGCAACGCACGCGCCGGTGAAGAAGCGGCCCGCCGCCAAGCGTGTGGTCCGTCGCCCCAAGCGTACGAAACGGTGA
- a CDS encoding glycine--tRNA ligase subunit alpha, which translates to MNFQDLILTLHRFWADRGCVVHQPYDLEMGAGTFHPATFLRSLGPEPWRAAYPQACRRPTDGRYGENPNRMQHYYQYQVVLKPAPDNIQSLYLESLKQLGIDPKKHDIRFVQDDWESPTLGAWGLGWEVRLDGMEITQFTYFQEIGGIPLNPITGEITYGTERIAMYLQQVDNVYDLAWTDGVSYGDVHHRSEVEFSRYNFEEGEVPMLMATFQAFEGECQRLLDKKLTLPAYDYCIKTSHMFNLLDARGAISVTERTSYIARVRALARRCAESYLADREAMGHPLIKQSAGTGKRAGAHSPVPTK; encoded by the coding sequence GTGAATTTCCAAGACCTCATTTTGACCCTGCATCGTTTTTGGGCCGACCGCGGGTGTGTCGTCCACCAACCCTATGACCTGGAAATGGGCGCGGGAACATTCCATCCCGCCACGTTTCTCCGTTCCCTCGGTCCGGAACCCTGGCGAGCCGCCTATCCGCAAGCCTGTCGCCGGCCGACCGACGGTCGATACGGCGAAAATCCCAACCGTATGCAGCACTACTACCAGTATCAGGTGGTGCTGAAACCGGCTCCCGACAATATCCAAAGCCTCTACCTGGAGAGCCTGAAACAGCTGGGCATCGACCCGAAGAAACACGACATCCGGTTTGTGCAGGACGATTGGGAGTCCCCCACGCTCGGCGCCTGGGGGTTGGGCTGGGAAGTCCGGCTCGACGGCATGGAGATTACCCAGTTCACCTACTTTCAGGAAATCGGCGGCATTCCCCTGAATCCCATCACCGGCGAAATTACCTATGGCACCGAGCGTATTGCGATGTACCTGCAGCAGGTCGATAACGTGTATGACCTGGCCTGGACCGACGGTGTGAGCTACGGCGATGTGCATCACCGCAGCGAAGTGGAGTTTTCCCGCTACAACTTCGAGGAGGGAGAGGTGCCCATGCTGATGGCCACCTTCCAGGCGTTCGAGGGCGAGTGCCAGCGGTTGCTGGACAAGAAGCTGACGCTGCCGGCCTACGACTACTGCATCAAGACCTCGCACATGTTCAATTTGCTCGATGCCCGCGGGGCGATCAGCGTCACCGAACGGACCTCCTATATCGCCCGTGTGCGGGCGCTGGCCCGTCGTTGCGCCGAGTCCTACCTGGCTGATCGCGAAGCGATGGGACATCCCTTGATCAAGCAATCGGCTGGGACCGGCAAGCGCGCCGGCGCTCATTCACCCGTTCCAACCAAATAA
- a CDS encoding sulfate ABC transporter substrate-binding protein, whose product MTRQTRTIFGLALGAWLTMLLPTTAPVQAAETRDLILAAYSVPKEAYERHIIPAFQRHWKQKTGQDVRVRSSYGASGAQARAIIGGFDADVAVLSLEGDVDQIVKAGLITHDWRKAPHGGMISASVVALGVRKGNPKGVKGWDDAARPGVEVLYPNPKTSGGAMWDVIAIYGAGLKLAEQRAGGKPLAPEAVASQAVDLLTRVQRNVKVMDKSGRESVTTFERGVGDVIVTYENELLPRVKSGRPYEIIVPAETVWIENPAAVVDTYADRHKARDLAEAFVAFLHGPEAQAAFVELGFRPLDKNAGTQATTLPLPARLFTIADLGGWDQVSNKLFGAQGLWTKIVEDVTKK is encoded by the coding sequence ATGACTCGTCAGACACGAACCATTTTTGGCCTTGCACTCGGCGCCTGGTTGACCATGCTCCTTCCGACCACTGCCCCGGTGCAGGCCGCCGAAACCCGTGATCTCATCCTGGCCGCCTACAGCGTGCCGAAAGAAGCCTACGAACGACACATCATCCCCGCCTTTCAACGACATTGGAAACAAAAAACCGGGCAGGACGTGCGTGTGCGCAGCTCTTATGGAGCCTCGGGCGCTCAGGCTAGGGCTATCATCGGAGGTTTCGATGCCGATGTCGCCGTGCTCTCGCTGGAAGGCGACGTCGATCAGATCGTCAAAGCCGGATTGATTACCCATGATTGGAGAAAGGCACCCCATGGGGGCATGATCTCCGCATCGGTCGTGGCCCTCGGCGTACGCAAGGGCAATCCTAAAGGCGTTAAGGGATGGGACGATGCCGCGCGCCCCGGCGTGGAAGTGCTCTACCCGAATCCCAAGACATCCGGCGGCGCGATGTGGGATGTGATCGCGATTTATGGCGCCGGCTTGAAACTGGCGGAGCAGCGCGCAGGTGGAAAGCCCCTCGCCCCGGAGGCGGTGGCTTCGCAGGCCGTGGACTTGCTGACCCGCGTCCAACGCAACGTCAAGGTCATGGACAAGAGTGGCCGCGAATCGGTGACCACGTTCGAACGCGGCGTCGGCGATGTCATCGTCACCTACGAAAACGAGTTGCTGCCGCGCGTGAAGAGCGGACGGCCCTATGAAATCATCGTGCCGGCCGAAACCGTCTGGATCGAAAATCCGGCGGCGGTCGTCGACACCTATGCCGACCGCCACAAGGCCAGGGATCTCGCTGAAGCGTTCGTCGCGTTTCTCCACGGACCGGAGGCACAGGCTGCCTTCGTTGAATTGGGCTTTCGCCCGTTGGACAAGAATGCCGGTACCCAGGCCACCACGCTCCCACTACCGGCTCGACTCTTCACGATTGCAGACCTCGGCGGCTGGGACCAGGTGAGCAACAAACTGTTCGGCGCGCAAGGTCTGTGGACGAAGATTGTCGAAGACGTGACAAAGAAATAG